The Sesamum indicum cultivar Zhongzhi No. 13 linkage group LG6, S_indicum_v1.0, whole genome shotgun sequence genome has a segment encoding these proteins:
- the LOC105163603 gene encoding uncharacterized protein LOC105163603, with the protein MAPGYGLAENCVFVSCAYGEGKPVLVDWQGRVSCGYVSTSDPDVDVRIVDPQTGEEHKEPGQEGEIWISSPSAGIGYWGRMELSETTFRNKLENHPGKRYTRTGDLGRIIDGSLFITGRIKDLIVVAGRNIYSADVEKTVESSSDLLRPGCCAVIGVPEEILSTKGISVPDASDQVGLIVIAEVRDGKPANKDVIEQIKAKVAEEHGVSLAAVKLIKPRTISKTTSGKIKRFECLKQFTDETLNLVPEPIIAKRTLTRSNTTGTCREGHTPRPKRNTTISLPNPRVSYIEIVEFLKKLVSEQTGIHGSKISTTANLTSYGIDSIGVVRAAQKLSDFLGVPVGAVDIFTATSIEDLASFSENLLIKSHPQDMRNSDSYAEVEDISSQLATEVSLLHQMGIMVLQFLALMYISFLLTTPAYLSISVYMKLISSNLSPTTLTPWTPYMISLAFAPLAWILCIFATCSCIALFGNSFLQPNYALIPNTSIWSLDYIKWWALYKAQEVSSKVFAVHLRGTILLNYWFQMFGAKIASSVLLDTIDITDPALVSIGDGAVLAEGVLVQSHEVKNGILSFRPIRIGKRSSVGPYAVIQKGTVLRDGTEVPALQVTEEGKLVPKSDKANHIQKVAELSKDRDDTNQVVYHLMGVYTVGFISSLSAAIVYCVYIMICQTTPTIEHFMFLCISGAFHWFPLTLVAYANIISGTSLSSWSFAVSVAAAYSAHGLILILLTSLINYSLSRNEETPKAHLKTWLRHRIIVACHLRYAKLLSGTEAFCIYLRLLGGKVGKYCSIRAINPVLEPTLVSIGAGVHLGDFSRIITGFYSSRGFTRGKVEVQENSIVGSQSLVLPGATIQNEVILGALSFAPINSVLQRGGVYIGSQTPIMIKNTMHELDERIEEMDHKYKKIVGNLAANLAATTLKVRTRYFHRIGVSAKGVLRIYENIKGFPDHKIFQPGKTYPVIVRHSNSLSADDDARIDARGAALRIFSENSDCQAPLLDLTLKTGKAFYARTISDFATWLVCGLPAREEQVKRAPHIRDAVWMSLRNAETFTELHYYSNICRLFRFKDGQEMFVKFKLRPFDERIDEDSGKVEPIGILPPETGAIPRDSKDKRPLLFLADDFQRRVSSPSGVRYIFQLQFQPVPQDAATQDAILDCTKPWDESKFPYVDVGEVIINQNLTKEQSEELEFNPFLRCHEIDVIRATSASQSASIDHGRSLVYEICQHLRNNEPLPEAWRTFIEQSDVKVDLSGCPVAAMLQKGNPNSSNSSKVTLARNWYQTSWSVFAQPLLQTFLPYFLLAYVTSGPLSWLLSAHTTIKHPLHWLLPLFWVISGIWAALACAIAKWILVGKKKDGGSALMWSKSIFMDTIWQAFKTLVGDYFMEMTSGSTLFAVWMKLMGSEIEMSGGVYVDSMGAVLNPEMVEIERGGCVGREALLFGHIYEGEDGKVKFGKIRIGEGGFVGSRSISMPGVVVEDGGSLGALSLAMKEEIVRTKSHN; encoded by the exons ATGGCTCCTGGCTATGGATTGGCAGAAAATTGTGTGTTTGTTAGTTGTGCATACGGGGAGGGGAAACCGGTATTGGTGGACTGGCAAGGAAGGGTGAGTTGTGGGTATGTTAGTACAAGTGATCCAGATGTGGATGTAAGAATCGTAGATCCACAAACTGGTGAAGAGCATAAAGAACCTGGACAGGAAGGTGAAATATGGATCAGTAGTCCGAGTGCTGGAATTGGATACTGGGGGAGGATGGAACTCAGTGAAACTACTTTCAGAAATAAGCTCGAAAATCATCCAGGTAAGAGATACACGAGAACAGGTGATCTTGGACGGATAATTGATGGAAGTTTGTTCATTACAGGAAGGATCAAAGATCTTATCGTAGTTGCAGGGAGAAATATTTACTCAGCTGATGTGGAGAAGACCGTTGAGAGCTCATCTGACCTTCTACGTCCTGGTTGTTGTGCTGTCATTGGTGTTCCTGAGGAGATTTTATCAACAAAGGGAATATCAGTGCCAGATGCTTCTGATCAGGTTGGTTTGATTGTCATTGCCGAAGTTAGAGATGGTAAACCAGCAAACAAAGATGTTATCGAGCAAATCAAGGCCAAGGTTGCAGAAGAACATGGTGTCAGTTTGGCTGCTGTCAAGTTGATCAAACCAAGAACCATCAGCAAAACAACATCAGGAAAAATCAAGAGATTTGAGTGCCTCAAGCAGTTCACAGATGAGACACTGAATTTGGTACCGGAACCAATAATTGCAAAAAGAACACTTACTCGGTCCAACACTACAGGAACATGCAGGGAGGGACACACACCTCGGCCTAAGCGAAATACGACTATTTCTTTGCCAAATCCAAGAGTAAGTTACATAGAAATAGTGGAGTTTCTCAAGAAGCTCGTCTCAGAGCAAACTGGTATTCATGGCAGCAAGATTTCTACAACGGCAAACCTCACATCTTATGGAATTGATTCTATTGGTGTGGTAAGAGCAGCTCAGAAGCTTTCCGATTTTCTGGGTGTACCAGTGGGGGCAGTCGATATTTTCACTGCAACTAGCATTGAGGACTTGGCTAGCTTCTCAGAGAACCTTCTTATCAAGTCTCATCCTCAAGATATGAGAAACTCAGACTCCTATGCAGAAGTTGAGGATATATCTTCTCAATTAGCAACTGAAGTTTCCTTACTTCACCAAATGGGAATCATGGTACTCCAATTTCTTGCCCTTATGTATATCTCATTCTTGCTGACGACTCCTGCATATCTATCTATTTCTGTATATATGAAGTTGATATCTTCCAACCTTAGTCCAACGACGCTAACTCCTTGGACGCCTTACATGATTTCCCTAGCATTTGCACCTCTTGCTTGGATATTATGCATATTTGCTACATGCAGCTGTATTGCTCTTTTTGGAAATTCATTTCTTCAACCAAATTACGCATTGATTCCCAATACTTCCATCTGGTCATTGGATTACATCAAGTGGTGGGCGCTGTACAAGGCTCAAGAGGTTTCATCAAAAGTATTTGCTGTCCATCTGAGAGGAACAATTCTGCTGAACTACTGGTTTCAGATGTTTGGAGCCAAGATCGCGTCATCAGTACTCCTTGATACTATAGACATAACTGACCCTGCTCTGGTTTCTATTGGAGATGGAGCTGTACTTGCCGAGGGAGTATTAGTACAAAGCCATGAGGTGAAAAATGGAATCTTAAGTTTCCGTCCAATAAGGATTGGAAAAAGATCTTCAGTGGGTCCCTATGCAGTGATCCAGAAAGGCACTGTTCTACGAGATGGCACTGAGGTACCTGCCTTGCAAGTCACTGAGGAGGGAAAATTGGTGCCGAAATCCGACAAGGCTAACCACATTCAGAAG GTTGCAGAACTATCAAAAGATAGAGATGACACTAATCAGGTTGTTTATCATCTGATGGGGGTATACACGGTTGGGTTCATAAGCTCCCTCTCGGCAGCCATCGTCTACTGTGTCTATATCATGATATGCCAAACGACTCCCACAATTGAACACTTCATGTTTCTTTGCATCTCTGGAGCTTTCCACTGGTTTCCTCTCACGCTCGTTGCATATGCTAATATCATCAGTGGTACATCTTTGAGTTCATGGAGCTTTGCTGTTTCAGTTGCTGCAGCATACTCAGCTCATGGATTGATACTCATCCTTCTTACAAGCTTGATAAACTATTCTCTGTCTAGAAATGAGGAAACACCAAAAGCCCACCTCAAAACGTGGCTTCGTCACAGGATCATTGTTGCTTGTCATCTTAGATACGCTAAACTTCTTTCTGGGACGGAAGCTTTTTGCATATACTTAAGGCTTCTAGGTGGAAAAGTGGGGAAATACTGTTCTATCAGGGCCATCAACCCTGTTTTGGAACCAACACTAGTATCAATAGGGGCAGGCGTCCATCTCGGAGACTTCAGCCGGATCATCACTGGTTTTTATTCGTCCAGAGGTTTTACTAGAGGAAAAGTTGAGGTGCAAGAAAATTCAATAGTTGGAAGCCAAAGCCTTGTCCTCCCTGGTGCAACTATACAAAATGAAGTGATTCTTGGTGCACTTTCATTTGCTCCTATCAACTCAGTGCTTCAAAGAGGTGGTGTATATATCGGGTCTCAAACTCCCATAATGATAAAGAACACGATGCATGAGCTAGACGAGCGTATAGAGGAAATGGACCATAAATATAAGAAGATTGTCGGAAACCTTGCTGCAAATTTGGCTGCCACGACTCTTAAGGTCAGAACCAGATACTTCCATCGAATTGGAGTTAGTGCAAAAGGAGTACTAAGAATATATGAGAACATTAAAGGATTCCCAGACCACAAAATCTTCCAACCTGGGAAGACTTACCCTGTAATAGTTAGGCACAGCAACAGCTTGAGTGCTGATGATGATGCAAGGATCGATGCACGTGGAGCAGCTCTTagaatattttctgaaaattcagATTGTCAAGCCCCGCTATTGGACTTGACTCTTAAGACAGGCAAGGCATTCTATGCTCGTACTATTTCTGATTTCGCAACATGGCTCGTATGTGGACTGCCCGCCAGAGAAGAGCAAGTAAAACGTGCACCACATATAAGAGATGCTGTGTGGATGTCCCTTAGGAATGCTGAAACTTTTACAGAACTCCATTATTACTCAAACATCTGCAGACTCTTCAGGTTCAAAGATGGACAAGAAATGTTTGTCAAATTCAAGTTGCGGCCTTTTGATGAGAGAATTGATGAAGATTCAGGCAAGGTTGAGCCAATAGGGATCCTGCCTCCAGAAACCGGTGCAATTCCTAGGGACAGCAAGGATAAACGTCCATTGCTTTTCCTTGCTGATGATTTTCAGAGACGTGTGAGTTCACCTAGCGGGGTTCGCTACATTTTCCAGCTCCAGTTCCAGCCTGTGCCTCAGGATGCAGCCACACAAGATGCCATCCTCGACTGCACGAAACCATGGGATGAGTCCAAGTTCCCATATGTGGACGTTGGAGAGGTGATCATTAATCAGAACCTCACAAAAGAACAATCAGAGGAGCTCGAATTCAATCCTTTCCTGAGGTGCCACGAGATAGATGTTATACGGGCAACATCAGCCTCCCAGAGCGCATCAATTGATCATGGCCGTTCCTTGGTCTACGAGATTTGCCAGCACTTGAGAAACAATGAGCCACTCCCAGAGGCCTGGAGAACATTCATCGAGCAATCAGATGTCAAGGTGGACCTCTCAGGCTGTCCTGTTGCAGCAATGTTACAGAAAGGGAATCCAAATTCCAGCAACTCCAGCAAAGTAACACTTGCAAGAAATTGGTACCAAACATCATGGTCTGTATTCGCACAACCGTTGCTTCAGACATTCTTGCCTTATTTCCTCTTGGCATATGTGACTTCTGGCCCTCTAAGCTGGCTACTTTCTGCACACACCACCATAAAACATCCTCTGCATTGGCTGCTACCCTTGTTTTGGGTTATTTCCGGCATATGGGCAGCACTGGCTTGTGCTATAGCAAAATGGATTCTtgttggaaaaaagaaagatggagGAAGTGCACTTATGTGGAGCAAATCAATCTTCATGGACACAATCTGGCAAGCATTCAAGACATTAGTGGGAGACTATTTCATGGAAATGACAAGCGGATCAACGTTGTTTGCTGTCTGGATGAAGCTGATGGGATCAGAAATTGAGATGAGTGGAGGGGTTTACGTAGACAGCATGGGAGCGGTCCTGAACCCCGAAATGGTGGAGATAGAAAGAGGTGGCTGTGTGGGGAGAGAAGCTCTGCTGTTCGGACACATATACGAAGGTGAAGATGGGAAAGTGAAGTTTGGTAAGATCAGAATCGGAGAAGGTGGATTTGTGGGGAGTAGAAGCATATCCATGCCtggggtggtggtggaggaCGGCGGCAGTCTTGGTGCTCTTTCACTTGCCATGAAGGAAGAAATTGTGAGGACTAAATCACATAACTGA
- the LOC105163604 gene encoding UDP-glycosyltransferase 92A1-like, which produces MAKGRNNVVLFPFMAQGHIIPFLALAHHIEQMGYAVTFVNTPLNIKKIHKSISPGSSSIDLLEIPFNCSDHGLPPEAENTDCLSYNLSLRLLEATLTMELPFRKLLSDLIDAGEKPVCVISDFFFGWTADVAHEFGIFHAIFSGASGFGMACYYCLRLNLIHQGPGNVEIFLPDFPEAGRFHVTQIPFFMLVAGEDDRMKKFQRKNLPKWSSSDAFIFNTVEDLDRSGLSFFRRKLRIPVWSIGPLLLSRRDTSREATSSLEKCMEWLDKREAKPVLYISFGSQNTISASQMMNLAKALDASSRNFIWVVRPPLETDINAEFAAEKWLPEGFLQRVHDQERGLIISRWAPQVEILAHNSVAAFMSHCGWNSVLESLKNGVPLIGWPVAAEQFYNAKLLVEEVGVCVEVARGTNVEVREEDIMEKIELVMGENEEGKRMRRRAGEVKQVIEAAMRDEGDSKGSSVKAMHEFFAVANSSCYLN; this is translated from the coding sequence ATGGCGAAGGGAAGGAACAACGTGGTGCTCTTTCCTTTCATGGCGCAAGGCCATATCATACCATTTCTAGCCTTAGCCCACCACATAGAGCAAATGGGCTACGCTGTAACTTTTGTAAACACACCGCTAAACATCAAGAAAATCCACAAATCTATTTCTCCAGGCTCCTCCTCTATTGATCTTCTCGAGATCCCCTTCAACTGCAGCGATCATGGCCTCCCGCCCGAGGCGGAGAACACCGACTGCCTCTCCTACAACCTTTCCCTCCGCCTTCTTGAAGCTACTCTGACTATGGAGCTTCCGTTCAGAAAGCTACTTTCCGATCTTATTGATGCTGGAGAAAAGCCGGTGTGTGTGATATCAGACTTCTTCTTCGGGTGGACAGCTGATGTAGCGCATGAGTTTGGGATTTTCCATGCGATTTTCAGCGGTGCAAGCGGATTTGGGATGGCTTGTTACTACTGTCTGCGGTTGAATTTAATCCATCAAGGCCCTGGGAATGTTGAGATTTTCCTGCCTGATTTTCCTGAAGCTGGAAGGTTTCATGTCACTCAAATCCCGTTTTTCATGTTGGTGGCAGGGGAGGATGACCGCATGAAGAAATTCCAGCGGAAGAATCTCCCGAAATGGTCAAGTTCAgatgcatttattttcaacacagTCGAAGATCTGGACAGGTCTGGATTATCGTTTTTCAGACGTAAGCTAAGAATCCCAGTTTGGTCAATCGGGCCTCTACTATTATCCAGGCGGGATACCAGCAGAGAAGCAACAAGCAGCCTGGAGAAATGCATGGAATGGCTGGACAAAAGAGAAGCAAAACCCGTGCTATACATATCTTTTGGCTCACAAAACACAATCTCAGCATCACAGATGATGAACTTGGCGAAGGCCCTCGATGCCAGCAGCAGAAATTTCATATGGGTGGTTAGGCCGCCATTAGAAACCGACATAAACGCAGAGTTTGCGGCAGAAAAATGGCTGCCAGAGGGATTTCTGCAGCGTGTTCATGATCAAGAAAGAGGGCTAATTATCAGCAGATGGGCACCTCAGGTGGAAATTCTGGCTCATAATTCTGTGGCTGCATTTATGAGCCATTGCGGGTGGAATTCAGTGCTGGAATCGTTAAAGAACGGCGTGCCGTTGATCGGGTGGCCTGTTGCAGCTGAGCAATTCTACAACGCAAAGTTGCTGGTGGAAGAGGTTGGAGTGTGCGTGGAAGTGGCGAGAGGGACTAACGTGGAAGTGAGGGAAGAGGATATCATGGAGAAGATAGAGTTGGTGATGGGTGAAAATGAAGAAGGAAAGAGAATGAGGAGGAGAGCTGGCGAGGTTAAACAAGTGATTGAAGCAGCCATGAGAGACGAAGGAGATTCCAAGGGGTCTTCTGTGAAAGCCATGCATGAATTCTTTGCTGTTGCCAACTCTAGTTGCtacctaaattaa